The Stigmatopora argus isolate UIUO_Sarg chromosome 16, RoL_Sarg_1.0, whole genome shotgun sequence genome has a window encoding:
- the LOC144091140 gene encoding AN1-type zinc finger protein 5-like gives MAQKTNQSPAPMLCATGCGFYGNPRTNGMCSVCHKEHLSRQNNGGIGTLNAVGISGGPTVEASAIQRLEATLNNAAAAAAAAAAAEVAAEAAASETLSAMSATVSVTQKMAEMSLSLEKGASGKKAELAEPVADQITVTACQASTAGSEESRDPEPPKPKKNRCFMCRKKVGLTGFECRCGNMFCGFHRYSDQHNCPYDYKAEAVAKIRKDNPVVVADKIQRI, from the exons ATGGCTCAGAAGACCAATCAGAGTCCTGCTCCTATGCTCTGTGCGACTGGCTGCGGTTTCTATGGTAACCCTAGGACTAATGGCATGTGCTCTGTTTGCCACAAGGAACACCTGTCAAGACAGAACAATGGCGGTATCGGTACCCTCAATGCTGTGG GCATCAGCGGTGGCCCCACGGTGGAGGCTTCAGCAATCCAGAGGTTAGAGGCCACATTGAATAATGCcgctgcagcagcagcagccgcgGCTGCAGCCGAGGTCGCTGCTGAAGCTGCAGCGTCGGAAACTCTCAG TGCCATGTCCGCAACAGTTTCTGTGACACAAAAGATGGCGGAGATGAGTCTCTCGCTTGAGAAAGGCGCATCGGGGAAGAAAGCAGAACTCGCAGAGCCTG TGGCTGATCAGATCACAGTCACGGCCTGTCAGGCCTCCACTGCTGGCAGTGAAGAGTCCCGAGACCCAGAGCCTCCCAAACCCAAGAAGAATCGTTGTTTTATGTGCCGCAAAAAAGTTGGCCTTACAG GTTTTGAATGCCGGTGTGGGAACATGTTCTGTGGCTTTCACCGTTACTCAGACCAGCACAACTGTCCTTACGACTACAAAGCTGAAGCCGTGGCCAAAATTCGTAAAGATAACCCCGTGGTTGTTGCGGACAAGATCCAAAGAATATGA
- the ccnb1 gene encoding G2/mitotic-specific cyclin-B1, with product MAFRVTRNRLASTRTGPAGKTSSVTGPTLKTRVALDEIGNVPVNEEPKKKVVVKAQVKKTKVPVVTEKTKPKNVPEVEVVPVPVSPTPMETSGCEPADLCQAFSDVILETAVRDVDADDHDNPMLCSEFVKDIYKYMRQLEAEQSVQANYLKDQEVTGTMRGILIDWLVQVSLKFRLLQETMYMTVGLIDRFLQVNPVAKAELQLVGVAAMFLASKYEEMYPPEISDFAFVTDKAYTTAQIRDMEMTILRVLKFQLGRPLPLQFLRRASKIHEVTAEQHTLAKYLLELTMVDYEMVHFPPSKVASAALALALKLLDAGEWDATLQHYMTYSLDSLVPVMAHIAHNVVKVNTGKTKHMAVKGKYSSSKQMRIATISQLNSSVVKDLAKQVTQ from the exons ATGGCTTTTCGTGTTACAAGA AACCGCCTGGCCTCCACCCGGACTGGCCCTGCTGGGAAAACTTCGTCCGTCACTGGGCCTACACTCAAGACGCGAGTCGCCCTCGATGAAATCGGTAATGTTCCAGTTAACGAAGAGCCCAAAAAGAAG GTGGTAGTAAAAGCCCAGGTTAAGAAGACAAAGGTTCCTGTTGTGACTGAAAAGACTAAACCCAAAAATGTTCCTGAGGTTGAG GTGGTGCCTGTCCCCGTATCCCCAACGCCAATGGAGACTTCAGGGTGTGAGCCAGCTGATTTGTGTCAGGCATTTTCTGATGTCATTCTGGAAACTGCTGTCAGGGATGTGGATGCAGATGACCACGACAATCCGATGCTCTGCAGTGAATTTGTCAAAGATATTTACAAGTACATGCGTCAGCTGGAG gCTGAGCAGAGTGTTCAAGCCAATTATCTCAAAGACCAGGAGGTGACCGGTACCATGCGTGGCATTCTTATTGACTGGCTTGTCCAAGTGAGCCTGAAGTTCCGTCTGCTTCAGGAAACCATGTACATGACTGTGGGATTAATTGATCGCTTTCTTCAG GTTAACCCAGTTGCCAAGGCAGAGCTGCAACTTGTTGGCGTGGCTGCCATGTTCCTGGCCTCAAAGTATGAGGAGATGTATCCACCTGAGATTTCAGACTTTGCCTTTGTGACAGACAAGGCTTACACCACTGCTCAAATCAGAGACATGGAAATGACAATCCTGCGTGTGCTGAAATTCCAACTTGGCCGACCTCTTCCACTGCAGTTCCTAAGACGGGCCTCAAAAATTCATGAG GTAACTGCAGAGCAACACACCCTGGCAAAGTATTTGCTCGAGCTGACCATGGTCGACTACGAAATGGTTCATTTTCCACCTTCAAAAGTAGCCAGTGCTGCTTTGGCTCTTGCACTCAAGCTCTTAGATGCAGGTGAATGG GATGCAACACTGCAGCACTACATGACCTACAGCTTGGATAGTTTGGTTCCTGTCATGGCTCACATCGCCCATAATGTTGTGAAGGTGAATACAGGAAAAACGAAACATATG gctGTGAAAGGCAAGTACTCCAGTTCCAAACAGATGAGAATTGCAACCATCTCACAGCTCAACTCTTCTGTTGTGAAAGATTTAGCTAAGCAAGTCACTCAGTga